A window of the Radiobacillus deserti genome harbors these coding sequences:
- the guaB gene encoding IMP dehydrogenase, giving the protein MREDKFAKEGLTFDDVLLVPAKSEVLPRDVSIKTSLSPRLNLNMPLISAGMDTVTEAELAIAMARQGGIGVIHKNMSIEEQAEHVDRVKRSESGVITNPFYLTPDNQVFDAEHLMGKFRISGVPIVNNEEEQVLVGIITNRDLRFIQDYSIKISEVMTSENLVTAPVGTTLEDAGEILQKYKIEKLPLVNEQGVLKGLITIKDIEKVIEFPNSAKDAQGRLLVGAAVGVTADAMKRIEKLVEAGVDVLVIDTAHGHSQGVINSVKEVRKQYPDIDIIAGNVATAEATKELIDAGANIIKVGIGPGSICTTRVVAGVGVPQITAVYDCAREADKHGVPIIADGGIKYSGDIAKALAAGAHAVMLGSLFAGVTESPGETEIFQGRRYKVYRGMGSVGAMKSGSKDRYFQDTEEAKKLVPEGIEGRVAYKGPLSDTVHQLLGGLRSGMGYCGAKDLENLRNDAQFIRMTGAGLRESHPHDIQITKESPNYSV; this is encoded by the coding sequence ATGAGGGAGGACAAATTTGCAAAGGAAGGGTTAACGTTTGATGATGTACTTTTAGTTCCAGCTAAATCGGAGGTACTTCCTAGAGATGTATCCATTAAGACTAGCTTATCACCAAGACTAAACTTGAATATGCCACTTATAAGTGCCGGTATGGATACGGTGACAGAGGCAGAGCTTGCAATTGCGATGGCAAGACAGGGCGGTATCGGAGTCATTCATAAAAATATGTCGATAGAAGAGCAAGCGGAGCATGTTGATCGTGTTAAACGATCAGAGAGCGGTGTTATTACAAATCCGTTCTATTTAACACCAGATAATCAAGTATTCGATGCAGAGCACTTAATGGGGAAATTTCGAATTTCTGGTGTTCCAATCGTAAATAACGAGGAAGAACAAGTATTAGTTGGAATTATTACAAATCGTGACTTACGTTTTATTCAAGACTATTCCATCAAGATTTCCGAAGTAATGACAAGTGAAAACCTAGTGACAGCACCAGTCGGAACCACCTTAGAAGACGCTGGTGAAATCCTACAAAAGTATAAGATAGAAAAACTACCATTAGTAAATGAACAAGGGGTACTAAAAGGACTTATCACTATTAAAGATATCGAAAAAGTAATTGAGTTTCCGAATTCTGCGAAAGATGCTCAAGGAAGGCTATTAGTAGGTGCAGCAGTCGGGGTTACAGCTGATGCAATGAAACGAATTGAAAAGCTAGTAGAAGCAGGTGTGGACGTATTAGTTATTGATACCGCACACGGTCATTCACAGGGAGTTATTAACTCTGTGAAAGAAGTACGGAAGCAATATCCAGATATTGATATTATTGCAGGAAACGTTGCGACAGCAGAGGCAACAAAAGAGTTGATTGACGCAGGTGCAAATATTATAAAAGTAGGAATTGGCCCAGGCTCCATCTGTACAACACGCGTTGTAGCTGGGGTAGGGGTTCCACAGATTACAGCGGTTTATGATTGTGCTCGTGAAGCGGATAAGCATGGTGTCCCAATTATTGCGGATGGTGGAATTAAGTATTCTGGTGACATCGCAAAAGCCTTAGCAGCAGGTGCACATGCCGTAATGCTAGGAAGTTTATTTGCAGGAGTTACGGAAAGTCCTGGAGAAACTGAAATTTTCCAAGGAAGAAGATATAAAGTATATCGTGGCATGGGCTCTGTAGGTGCTATGAAGTCTGGTTCCAAGGATCGTTATTTCCAAGACACGGAAGAAGCGAAAAAATTAGTTCCAGAAGGCATCGAAGGACGTGTCGCGTACAAAGGTCCTTTATCGGATACGGTCCACCAACTTTTAGGCGGACTTCGTTCTGGTATGGGATATTGCGGAGCAAAAGATTTAGAAAATCTTCGTAACGATGCCCAGTTTATACGAATGACAGGTGCTGGTCTGCGAGAAAGCCACCCTCATGATATCCAGATTACAAAAGAATCACCGAACTATTCGGTATAA
- a CDS encoding uracil-DNA glycosylase, whose translation MFVLPDNDWKPIMQEEMEKDYFKSLQQFLRQEYEQHIIYPKKEQVFNALRLTSLSDCKVCILGQDPYHGPNQAHGLSFSVQPGQKIPPSLRNMYKELQNDLNVPVPKDGYLVKWAKQGVLLLNTVLTVRDGQPNSHQKKGWETFTNRIIEVLNNRSEPVIFLLWGKHAQDKQKLIHAQHHHILVAPHPSPLSARRGFFGSKPFSKINDLLVKEGVEKIDWNLSS comes from the coding sequence TTGTTCGTGTTACCGGATAACGATTGGAAACCAATCATGCAAGAAGAAATGGAAAAAGACTACTTTAAATCCCTACAGCAGTTTTTACGGCAAGAATATGAACAGCATATAATTTATCCCAAAAAAGAGCAGGTTTTTAATGCCTTACGTTTAACAAGTCTATCGGATTGTAAAGTATGTATATTAGGACAGGACCCCTATCACGGACCAAATCAAGCACATGGTCTAAGTTTTTCCGTACAACCTGGACAGAAAATTCCACCGTCTTTACGAAATATGTATAAGGAATTACAGAATGATTTGAATGTTCCAGTTCCTAAAGATGGTTATTTGGTAAAGTGGGCAAAGCAAGGGGTTCTTCTGTTAAATACAGTCCTAACCGTTCGGGATGGACAACCAAACTCGCATCAAAAAAAAGGATGGGAGACCTTTACAAATCGAATAATTGAAGTCTTAAATAACCGGTCAGAGCCCGTTATTTTTCTATTGTGGGGTAAACATGCACAAGACAAACAAAAACTCATTCATGCGCAGCATCATCATATTCTGGTTGCTCCTCATCCAAGTCCCCTATCAGCTAGACGAGGTTTTTTTGGGAGTAAACCTTTTTCAAAAATAAATGATCTTCTAGTAAAAGAAGGAGTAGAAAAAATAGATTGGAACTTATCTTCTTAG
- a CDS encoding D-alanyl-D-alanine carboxypeptidase family protein yields the protein MKRIFQASLISIMAVLLTLTTFSVSPTVTSADSFDVQAESAILIDAQTGKILYAKQPDIKLPPASMTKMMSEYLVLEAIDKGKISWETTTQISDYAYSISANAEFSGIGLTQSKDYTVRQLYEGMAIISDNATTIALAELIAGSEGEFVKMMNAKAKEWGLTDFQFVNATGLSNEDLGENYPEGTDPKGQDLLSAKSAALIAYHIVNEYPEALEISSTMRSELDGRELQNLNWMLPWEDTNFKQFYMEGVDGLKTGWTDEAGYCFTGTAERDGRRLISVVMKTSSKSARFVETKKLLEYGFNTFANQELYPAGYQVKDESVIPVVKGKEDQVEIASASPVVTTIKNGEEKAYEVTYHLDKDKLSEDGELVAPVKKGDKVGTMEVTYTGDNDYGYVLGKEKTQTVDLVATATVEKANWFMLTMGAIGDFFSNLFSGIADTVKGWF from the coding sequence TTGAAACGTATTTTTCAGGCATCATTGATTTCTATCATGGCGGTGCTTCTTACTTTAACAACGTTCAGTGTTAGTCCAACAGTCACAAGTGCAGATAGTTTTGATGTACAAGCTGAATCTGCAATATTAATTGATGCACAAACAGGAAAGATTTTATATGCTAAGCAACCGGATATTAAGTTGCCTCCAGCAAGTATGACTAAAATGATGTCAGAGTACTTAGTATTAGAGGCTATTGATAAAGGAAAAATTAGTTGGGAAACGACAACCCAAATTAGCGATTATGCATATTCTATCTCTGCAAATGCAGAGTTTTCAGGTATAGGTTTAACCCAAAGTAAAGATTATACCGTTCGTCAACTTTATGAAGGAATGGCTATTATTTCAGATAATGCGACTACTATCGCTCTAGCAGAACTAATTGCAGGTTCTGAGGGCGAGTTTGTAAAAATGATGAATGCAAAAGCAAAGGAATGGGGCTTAACAGATTTTCAATTTGTGAATGCTACAGGTCTTTCTAATGAGGATTTAGGAGAAAACTATCCAGAAGGAACGGATCCAAAAGGACAGGATTTATTGTCTGCTAAGTCAGCAGCTCTTATTGCGTACCATATTGTGAATGAATATCCAGAGGCGTTGGAAATTTCTAGTACAATGAGATCAGAATTGGATGGTAGAGAATTACAAAACTTAAATTGGATGCTTCCATGGGAAGATACGAACTTTAAACAGTTCTATATGGAAGGGGTAGATGGATTAAAAACAGGATGGACCGATGAAGCGGGGTATTGTTTCACTGGAACTGCAGAACGAGATGGGCGTAGATTAATCTCTGTAGTCATGAAAACCTCTAGTAAATCGGCACGATTTGTGGAAACGAAAAAATTATTAGAATACGGTTTTAATACGTTTGCAAATCAAGAGTTATATCCAGCAGGCTATCAGGTTAAAGATGAATCTGTTATTCCTGTTGTAAAAGGAAAAGAGGATCAAGTAGAGATTGCATCTGCTAGTCCTGTTGTTACTACTATTAAAAACGGGGAAGAAAAAGCCTATGAAGTAACCTATCACCTTGATAAAGACAAATTATCAGAGGATGGAGAGCTTGTAGCTCCTGTTAAAAAGGGCGATAAGGTTGGAACAATGGAAGTTACCTACACAGGTGATAATGATTATGGTTATGTGTTAGGGAAAGAAAAGACCCAAACGGTTGATCTTGTTGCCACAGCTACGGTAGAAAAAGCAAATTGGTTTATGCTAACGATGGGGGCTATCGGAGATTTCTTCTCTAACTTATTCTCTGGAATTGCAGATACAGTGAAGGGCTGGTTCTAA
- the pdxS gene encoding pyridoxal 5'-phosphate synthase lyase subunit PdxS, which translates to MSNLGTDRVKRGMAEMQKGGVIMDVVNAEQAKIAEEAGAVAVMALERVPSDIRAAGGVARMADPTIVEEVMNAVSIPVMAKARIGHIVEARVLEAMGVDYIDESEVLTPADEVFHLNKRDYTVPFVCGCRDLGEAARRIGEGASMLRTKGEPGTGNIVEAVRHMREVQAQIRRLVGMTEDEIMTFAKNLGAPYHVLLDIKENGKLPVVNFAAGGVATPADAALMMQLGADGVFVGSGIFKSDNPEKFAKAIVEATTHYEDYELIGKLSKGLGTAMKGIEISSLTPEQRMQDRGW; encoded by the coding sequence ATGTCTAACCTAGGTACAGATCGTGTAAAACGTGGAATGGCGGAAATGCAAAAAGGCGGCGTTATTATGGACGTTGTCAATGCAGAACAAGCGAAAATTGCAGAAGAAGCTGGAGCAGTAGCAGTAATGGCTCTAGAGCGTGTTCCTTCTGATATTCGTGCAGCAGGTGGAGTAGCAAGAATGGCGGATCCTACTATCGTAGAAGAGGTTATGAATGCTGTTTCCATTCCTGTTATGGCAAAAGCACGTATTGGTCATATCGTAGAAGCTCGTGTACTAGAAGCAATGGGTGTTGATTATATTGATGAGAGTGAAGTATTAACACCAGCAGATGAAGTGTTTCACTTAAACAAACGTGATTACACGGTTCCATTTGTTTGTGGATGTCGTGACCTTGGAGAAGCAGCTCGTCGTATCGGTGAAGGAGCATCTATGCTTCGTACAAAAGGGGAGCCAGGAACAGGGAATATTGTAGAAGCGGTTCGTCACATGCGTGAAGTACAAGCTCAAATCCGTCGACTTGTAGGCATGACTGAAGATGAAATCATGACATTTGCGAAAAATTTAGGCGCACCATACCATGTTTTATTAGATATTAAAGAAAACGGAAAATTGCCAGTTGTAAACTTCGCAGCAGGTGGAGTAGCAACTCCAGCAGACGCAGCGCTAATGATGCAGCTTGGTGCTGATGGTGTTTTCGTTGGATCAGGTATTTTTAAGTCCGATAACCCTGAAAAATTTGCAAAAGCTATTGTAGAAGCAACGACTCATTACGAAGATTATGAATTGATTGGAAAGCTTTCTAAAGGGTTGGGAACTGCGATGAAAGGGATTGAAATCAGCAGTTTAACTCCGGAACAACGTATGCAAGATCGTGGCTGGTAA
- the pdxT gene encoding pyridoxal 5'-phosphate synthase glutaminase subunit PdxT, which yields MTKIGVLGLQGAVREHIHSIEASGAEGLIIKRKEQLEDIDGLILPGGESTAMRRLIDKYDFLEPLKAFGQSGKPIFGTCAGMILLAKEINGQEFAHLELMDMKVERNAFGRQKESFETKLPIKGIAEDFDAVFIRAPYVLEVGDQVEVLATFNGNIVAAQQDHYLCSAFHPELTDDHRVTGHFVKMVKERS from the coding sequence ATGACAAAAATTGGTGTACTGGGACTGCAAGGCGCTGTTCGAGAGCATATTCACTCGATTGAGGCTTCAGGTGCCGAGGGTCTAATAATCAAAAGAAAAGAGCAATTAGAAGATATTGATGGGCTAATTCTTCCTGGTGGAGAAAGTACGGCAATGAGAAGGTTAATCGATAAGTATGATTTTTTAGAGCCTTTAAAGGCATTCGGTCAATCAGGAAAGCCAATCTTCGGTACATGTGCAGGAATGATTCTATTAGCAAAAGAGATTAATGGCCAAGAATTTGCACACTTGGAACTGATGGATATGAAGGTCGAGCGTAACGCATTTGGCCGTCAAAAAGAGAGTTTTGAAACCAAGCTACCGATTAAAGGAATTGCAGAAGATTTTGATGCTGTCTTTATCCGTGCACCTTATGTGCTAGAAGTTGGAGATCAAGTAGAGGTGCTAGCAACATTCAATGGGAATATTGTTGCGGCACAACAGGATCATTACTTATGTAGTGCATTCCATCCGGAATTGACGGATGACCATCGTGTAACAGGACATTTTGTTAAAATGGTAAAAGAAAGATCGTAA
- the serS gene encoding serine--tRNA ligase yields the protein MLDLKYVRENFAEIKEKLSMRGEDLTDLGKFGELDEKRRQLIAETEELKAKRNEVSKEISVLKKEKKDADALIVEMREVGDKIKTLDTDLKEVEEQLEQLLLSIPNIPHESVPMGDSEDDNVVVRTWGETPDLGYEAKPHWDLATELDILDFERAAKVTGSRFVYYKGLGARLERALINFMMDLHADQHGYQEMLPPQLVNRTSMTGTGQLPKFEEDAFRIEEWDYFLIPTAEVPVTNYYRDEILHVDQLPQKFVAYSANFRSEAGSAGRDTRGLIRQHQFNKVELVQFVKPEDSYAVLEELTGHAEKVLQLLKLPYRVMSMCTADLGFTAAKKYDIEVWLPSYNTYREISSCSNFESFQARRAGIRFRREEKGKPEFVHTLNGSGLAIGRTVSAILENYQQEDGSIIVPEVLRPYMGGKEVIK from the coding sequence ATGTTGGATTTAAAATATGTACGAGAAAATTTTGCGGAAATAAAAGAAAAGCTTTCTATGCGTGGAGAGGATTTAACCGACTTAGGGAAGTTCGGAGAATTAGATGAAAAAAGAAGACAGTTAATTGCTGAAACAGAGGAATTAAAAGCAAAGAGAAATGAAGTTTCTAAAGAAATTTCTGTCTTAAAGAAAGAAAAGAAAGATGCAGACGCTCTTATTGTAGAAATGCGTGAAGTAGGCGATAAGATTAAAACGTTGGATACAGACTTGAAGGAAGTAGAAGAACAATTAGAACAGCTGCTTCTTTCTATTCCAAATATTCCTCATGAGAGTGTCCCAATGGGTGATAGTGAGGACGACAATGTGGTGGTTCGTACATGGGGAGAGACTCCTGATTTAGGGTATGAAGCTAAGCCACACTGGGATTTAGCAACAGAATTAGATATCCTTGACTTTGAAAGAGCTGCGAAAGTAACTGGAAGTCGGTTTGTCTATTACAAAGGGTTAGGAGCACGATTAGAGAGAGCCTTAATCAATTTTATGATGGACTTGCATGCGGATCAGCATGGCTATCAAGAAATGTTACCTCCGCAATTGGTAAATCGTACGAGTATGACAGGTACAGGTCAATTGCCAAAGTTTGAAGAGGATGCTTTTAGAATTGAGGAATGGGATTATTTCTTAATACCAACTGCAGAAGTACCTGTAACGAACTATTATAGAGATGAGATTTTACATGTGGATCAACTCCCACAAAAATTTGTAGCGTATAGCGCTAATTTCCGTTCTGAAGCAGGATCTGCTGGACGTGACACACGTGGACTTATCCGTCAGCATCAATTTAATAAAGTAGAGCTTGTTCAATTTGTCAAACCAGAAGACTCATATGCCGTATTAGAAGAACTAACGGGGCATGCAGAAAAGGTTCTACAGCTGCTAAAGCTACCATATCGAGTAATGAGCATGTGTACAGCTGATTTAGGCTTTACAGCAGCCAAAAAATACGATATTGAAGTTTGGTTACCAAGCTATAATACGTATCGTGAAATTTCTTCTTGCTCTAACTTTGAAAGCTTCCAAGCGAGACGTGCTGGCATCCGCTTCCGAAGAGAAGAAAAAGGAAAGCCAGAATTCGTTCATACATTAAACGGATCTGGATTAGCAATCGGAAGAACGGTTTCTGCAATCTTAGAGAATTATCAACAAGAAGATGGTTCTATTATCGTTCCAGAGGTCCTTCGTCCGTATATGGGTGGAAAAGAAGTAATCAAATAA
- the proC gene encoding pyrroline-5-carboxylate reductase, whose protein sequence is MKVSQRIAFIGAGSMAEAIISGMIAQGFVKSNQIIVTNRENRERLAFLGDKYGVRNTPVKREAIKDADIIVLSMKPKDAKEALSEVKEYIQENQLVISVLAGVATSFMEDLIAKKVSVVRAMPNTSAMIGFSATAIAAGTYATEQDVEKANQLFQTIGTTTIVEENSLHAITGLSGSGPAYIYYLVEAMEQAALEEGIDSDTAKDLIIQTLMGAAEMLKQTEEKPAVLRQKITSPGGTTQAGLETLDQYRYQEALQACVKRATERSKELGRLFEETPLN, encoded by the coding sequence ATAAAAGTGAGTCAGCGTATTGCATTTATCGGAGCAGGATCGATGGCAGAAGCCATCATATCGGGGATGATTGCACAGGGCTTTGTAAAGTCAAACCAAATCATTGTTACAAACAGAGAAAATCGAGAACGACTTGCATTTTTAGGTGATAAATATGGGGTGAGGAACACTCCGGTTAAAAGAGAAGCGATTAAGGATGCTGATATCATTGTTTTATCTATGAAGCCTAAGGATGCTAAGGAAGCTTTGAGTGAAGTAAAAGAATATATTCAGGAAAACCAACTTGTTATCTCTGTTCTTGCAGGAGTAGCTACATCCTTTATGGAGGATTTGATAGCCAAAAAGGTTTCCGTTGTACGAGCGATGCCTAATACATCTGCGATGATTGGTTTCTCTGCTACAGCTATCGCCGCCGGTACCTATGCAACCGAGCAAGATGTAGAAAAAGCAAATCAACTTTTCCAAACGATTGGGACGACGACTATTGTAGAAGAGAATAGCCTCCATGCGATTACAGGCCTATCTGGAAGCGGACCAGCTTATATCTATTATTTAGTAGAGGCCATGGAACAGGCAGCATTAGAGGAAGGAATTGATTCGGATACAGCAAAGGACTTAATTATACAAACATTGATGGGTGCTGCAGAAATGCTAAAACAAACCGAAGAGAAACCTGCTGTGCTACGCCAAAAGATTACTAGCCCTGGTGGAACGACACAAGCTGGATTAGAAACGCTTGATCAGTATCGGTATCAAGAAGCACTACAAGCATGTGTCAAACGAGCTACTGAGCGTTCTAAAGAACTAGGGCGGTTATTTGAGGAGACACCTTTAAATTGA
- a CDS encoding deoxynucleoside kinase: MNKRERYNIPHDSIITIAGTVGVGKSTLTNSLANALNFKTSFEKVDTNPYLDKFYADFERWSFHLQIYFLAERFKEQKRMFEYGGGFIQDRSIYEDTGIFAKMHYEKGTMNAVDYETYTSLFEAMVMTPYFPHPDLLIYLEGSFDDIIGRIRERGRPMEQQTPLSYWEEMFHRYDNWINSFNACPVLRLNIADYDLVHDETSIDYILEKVGHFIQQSRKWKSGQLT; encoded by the coding sequence ATGAATAAACGGGAACGATATAATATCCCTCACGATAGTATCATTACCATCGCTGGAACCGTTGGAGTTGGAAAATCCACACTGACTAATTCCTTAGCAAACGCGCTTAACTTTAAAACATCATTTGAAAAAGTAGATACAAACCCGTACCTAGACAAGTTTTATGCGGATTTTGAACGTTGGAGCTTTCACTTACAAATCTACTTCCTAGCCGAGCGTTTTAAAGAGCAAAAGAGAATGTTCGAATACGGTGGTGGCTTTATCCAAGATCGCTCTATTTATGAGGATACTGGTATCTTTGCAAAAATGCATTATGAAAAAGGTACGATGAATGCAGTAGACTATGAGACATACACGAGTCTATTTGAAGCAATGGTAATGACACCATATTTTCCACATCCAGATCTGCTCATCTACTTAGAAGGGTCCTTTGACGATATTATCGGGCGAATTCGAGAAAGAGGTCGTCCAATGGAGCAACAAACGCCATTAAGTTATTGGGAAGAGATGTTTCATCGTTATGATAACTGGATTAATAGCTTTAATGCCTGCCCAGTACTTCGGTTAAACATCGCAGATTACGATCTTGTCCATGATGAAACCTCCATTGATTATATTCTGGAGAAAGTCGGGCACTTTATTCAACAGTCCCGTAAATGGAAATCTGGACAATTAACTTAA
- a CDS encoding deoxynucleoside kinase produces MGQLPFIAVEGPIGVGKTSLANKLSSHFQFHLLKEIVEENPFLGKFYDDIEEWSFQTEMFFLCNRYKQLEDIESNYLSKGKPVIADYHIAKNMIFARRTLNEKHLAKYENIFNILTEDMPKPNMVIYLDASLETLLERIQMRGRDVEQNIQASYLQQLSLDYNHFMNHFETENSDIPVVRLNGDQLDFVKNQGDLDHIISLIQDHLKKGEVVQ; encoded by the coding sequence ATGGGACAACTTCCTTTTATTGCGGTTGAAGGCCCAATAGGAGTGGGAAAAACATCACTAGCAAATAAATTATCCTCTCATTTTCAATTTCACTTATTAAAAGAAATTGTCGAGGAAAATCCCTTTCTAGGTAAATTTTATGATGATATCGAAGAGTGGAGCTTTCAAACGGAAATGTTCTTCCTTTGTAATAGATATAAGCAATTAGAGGATATCGAAAGTAATTATTTATCAAAGGGGAAACCCGTTATTGCGGATTACCACATTGCAAAAAACATGATTTTTGCAAGACGTACGCTTAATGAAAAGCATCTTGCAAAATATGAGAATATCTTCAACATCTTAACGGAAGATATGCCAAAACCAAATATGGTTATTTACCTGGATGCAAGCTTAGAAACCCTTTTAGAGCGAATTCAAATGCGAGGTCGAGATGTTGAGCAGAATATTCAAGCATCTTACTTACAGCAATTATCTCTGGATTACAATCACTTTATGAATCATTTTGAAACGGAAAACTCTGACATTCCTGTTGTGCGCTTAAATGGGGATCAACTAGATTTTGTAAAGAACCAAGGTGATTTAGATCATATCATAAGCCTCATCCAAGACCATCTAAAAAAAGGAGAAGTAGTCCAATGA
- a CDS encoding methyl-accepting chemotaxis protein produces MLKKLRFKNLTIGWKYGLILSIVFILFGISTFIVTNLVGNIGDNVEALERRGDRAIKITEMGSLTRSKSIRVMEYSINQRESIIEEYKIRQENFNKLEADVRSKMDSQEELKLFDQIVENDKALNDLFLEKIVPTINAGENVDSLILDASNLRSATVEILAELREVVNEQRETAITNTKNSQELTFVILIVSMVASVILGAIFIILVSRVISKNLKEVVSVSNKIADGDLTVEPITYDGKDEIGTLARSINTMSDSLRKVIHSVAEVSETVSSQSEELTQSATEVKSGTEQIAVTMQELASGSETQANSASDLSSTMGEFVTQVVEANNNGEKVQDASNNVLVLTDEGSSLMENSIQQMTTIDQIVKDSVIKVKGLDTQSQEISKLVSVIQDVAEQTNLLALNAAIEAARAGEHGKGFAVVADEVRKLAEQVSESVTDITEIVRNIQSESTFVTEALESGYREVEKGTDQVKTTGNTFNQISTAVKGMVSNINTITNNLSTISAGSQEMNATIEEIASISEESAAGVEQTAASAQQASSSMEDVSLSSEQLAKLAEELNSLIRQFKI; encoded by the coding sequence ATGTTGAAAAAGCTACGCTTTAAAAACTTAACTATCGGATGGAAGTATGGTCTTATTTTATCTATTGTCTTTATATTATTTGGAATTTCAACTTTTATTGTGACAAACTTAGTTGGCAATATTGGTGATAATGTTGAAGCTCTAGAACGAAGAGGAGATAGAGCAATTAAGATAACGGAGATGGGTTCATTAACGAGATCCAAAAGTATTCGTGTAATGGAGTATTCTATAAATCAGAGAGAATCTATCATAGAAGAATATAAAATTCGTCAAGAAAACTTTAATAAGCTAGAAGCTGATGTAAGAAGTAAGATGGATTCACAGGAAGAGTTAAAACTGTTTGATCAAATTGTCGAGAATGATAAAGCTTTGAATGATTTGTTTTTAGAAAAAATTGTTCCAACAATAAATGCCGGAGAAAATGTAGATTCATTGATTCTTGATGCTAGTAATTTAAGGTCTGCAACTGTGGAGATCCTTGCAGAATTACGAGAAGTAGTAAATGAGCAACGTGAAACGGCAATTACAAATACTAAGAATAGTCAAGAGTTAACCTTTGTAATTCTTATTGTTTCTATGGTGGCATCTGTAATACTAGGAGCAATATTCATTATATTAGTGAGTCGTGTCATTTCTAAGAACCTAAAAGAAGTTGTTTCTGTGAGTAACAAAATTGCGGATGGAGATCTTACTGTTGAACCAATAACGTATGACGGTAAAGATGAGATTGGCACATTGGCAAGGTCCATTAATACGATGAGTGATAGTTTGAGGAAAGTAATCCATTCTGTTGCTGAAGTTTCAGAAACGGTAAGTAGCCAAAGCGAAGAGCTTACTCAGTCTGCTACTGAAGTAAAATCTGGTACGGAACAAATTGCAGTGACTATGCAAGAGCTTGCATCTGGATCTGAGACGCAAGCAAATAGCGCAAGTGATCTTTCTTCAACAATGGGTGAATTTGTTACTCAAGTAGTTGAGGCAAATAATAATGGTGAAAAGGTTCAGGACGCATCTAATAACGTATTGGTATTAACAGATGAAGGTAGTAGCCTAATGGAAAATTCCATTCAACAAATGACGACGATTGATCAAATCGTAAAAGACTCTGTTATAAAGGTGAAGGGTCTAGATACCCAATCACAAGAGATATCTAAATTAGTATCCGTTATTCAAGATGTTGCGGAACAGACCAACCTATTAGCATTAAATGCTGCAATTGAAGCTGCAAGAGCAGGAGAACATGGGAAAGGATTTGCTGTTGTTGCAGATGAAGTAAGAAAGTTAGCTGAACAAGTATCTGAATCTGTAACGGATATTACTGAAATTGTGAGGAATATTCAATCAGAGTCCACTTTTGTGACAGAAGCGCTAGAAAGTGGGTATAGAGAAGTAGAGAAAGGCACAGATCAGGTAAAAACTACAGGCAATACCTTCAATCAGATTAGTACGGCTGTTAAAGGGATGGTTTCAAATATTAATACAATTACAAATAATTTATCAACCATATCAGCCGGTAGCCAAGAAATGAATGCAACCATTGAAGAAATTGCCTCCATCTCGGAAGAGTCTGCTGCTGGTGTAGAACAAACAGCCGCTTCTGCCCAACAGGCAAGTAGTTCAATGGAAGATGTCTCTCTAAGCTCAGAGCAACTAGCGAAATTAGCTGAAGAATTAAATAGTCTAATAAGGCAGTTTAAAATTTAA